In the genome of Quercus lobata isolate SW786 unplaced genomic scaffold, ValleyOak3.0 Primary Assembly Scq3eQI_92, whole genome shotgun sequence, one region contains:
- the LOC115973253 gene encoding novel plant SNARE 11-like — protein sequence MSWTIHFSIKKASQLVKELGRQVATDRCIMALLFLIIAIGVIAIIIVKLVNPNNKDIRDIPGLAPPAMGWKLVWSAS from the exons ATGAGCTGGACTATCCATTTCTCGATCAAGAAAGCTTCTCAACTTGTGAAGGAACTTGGTAGGCAG GTTGCAACTGATAGGTGTATTATGGCATTACTCTTCCTAATTATTGCCATTGGAGTCATAGCTATCATTATTGTAAAG ctCGTGAACCCAAACAACAAGGACATCCGGGATATTCCAGGATTAGCCCCACCAGCAATGGGTTGGAAATTGGTTTGGAGTGctagttaa